The following are encoded in a window of Mumia flava genomic DNA:
- a CDS encoding winged helix DNA-binding domain-containing protein produces MRILDAQRRARLVAQHALGAERPDSVEAVVRRVLALHATDPATVYLSVLARRAGAGIDDVRAAMYERRSLVRVLAMRRTLFVVERDDVPMVHAGASLGVARTLRTRLVRQLADLPTDPEVPDPEAWLIDVARGVEASLAERGTASGAQLAQDVPALRTAFLPTTDKRWDVRRNATSPALAWLSAEGVIVRSEPRGDWRSRHHVWAPVTDWFPEGIEELSEPDARARLAHRWLAVFGPATLDDLQWWAGWSKTQTRAAVAALPDVREVELACGPGLVLDSTDLGIGDPDPARVTLLPALDPTPMGWKERGWFLGPHADRLFDRFGNVGPTVWSGGRVVGGWAVRPDGEVVTALLEDVGGDVSDATDTEAQRIAALLDGAPVVPSFPTPLEKELRTA; encoded by the coding sequence ATGCGGATCCTCGACGCGCAACGGCGTGCCCGGCTGGTCGCTCAGCACGCGCTCGGAGCCGAGCGGCCGGACAGCGTCGAGGCGGTCGTGCGGCGGGTGCTCGCGCTGCACGCGACCGACCCTGCGACGGTCTACCTCTCGGTGCTCGCCCGGCGCGCCGGCGCCGGGATCGACGACGTGCGCGCAGCGATGTACGAGCGACGCAGCCTGGTGCGCGTGCTCGCGATGCGCCGGACGTTGTTCGTGGTGGAGCGCGACGACGTGCCGATGGTCCACGCGGGAGCGTCGCTGGGCGTGGCCCGGACCCTGCGGACCCGCCTGGTGCGCCAGCTCGCGGATCTCCCGACCGACCCGGAGGTGCCCGACCCCGAGGCCTGGCTGATCGACGTCGCCCGCGGTGTCGAGGCGTCCCTGGCCGAGCGCGGCACCGCGAGCGGGGCCCAGCTGGCGCAGGACGTGCCCGCCCTGCGGACCGCGTTCCTCCCGACCACCGACAAGCGGTGGGACGTCCGGCGCAACGCGACCTCACCGGCGCTGGCGTGGCTCTCCGCCGAGGGCGTGATCGTGCGCTCCGAGCCGCGTGGCGACTGGCGCTCGCGCCACCACGTCTGGGCACCGGTGACGGACTGGTTCCCCGAGGGCATCGAGGAGCTGTCCGAGCCCGACGCCCGCGCACGGCTCGCCCACCGGTGGCTCGCGGTCTTCGGGCCCGCCACCCTCGACGACCTCCAGTGGTGGGCGGGCTGGAGCAAGACCCAGACCCGCGCCGCCGTCGCGGCGCTCCCCGACGTGCGCGAGGTCGAGCTCGCGTGCGGGCCCGGGCTCGTGCTCGACTCGACCGACCTCGGGATCGGCGATCCCGACCCTGCCCGCGTCACCCTGCTCCCGGCGCTCGACCCGACCCCGATGGGCTGGAAGGAGCGCGGCTGGTTCCTGGGACCCCACGCCGACCGGCTGTTCGACCGCTTCGGCAACGTGGGTCCGACGGTGTGGAGCGGTGGCCGGGTCGTCGGTGGGTGGGCGGTCCGGCCGGACGGGGAGGTGGTCACCGCGCTGCTGGAGGACGTCGGAGGCGACGTCAGCGACGCGACGGACACGGAGGCGCAGCGGATCGCTGCTCTGCTCGACGGAGCGCCGGTCGTCCCGTCGTTCCCCACGCCGCTGGAGAAGGAGCTGCGGACCGCCTGA
- a CDS encoding esterase-like activity of phytase family protein, whose protein sequence is MSRTSRRTAAGLAAAAVAAALVPSMLSGPADAHGKPSHGKPSHGKPSHGKPSHGKPSHGKPHATAVFDRTATYPVFQNLPADVDPDSETVAEISSVSPDGRTLVYTDAPGKRIGFVDLADPDAPEGLGTLSLAELGDADDEPTSVAVVGDYVLVVVNTSESFTNPSGRVDVVRLSDRTRVRSLDLGGQPDSIAISSEGDRAVIAIENERDEEATPAGGEEGDLPQLPAGFLQVLDLDGAPAAWEAHRVELTEPDGTARADFVAAGVVEPTDPEPEYVAINGRDEAAVTLQENNAVAIVDLESREITSVFSAGSVTLDGVDATEDDDIALTDTLTDVVREPDAVAWVDDDHLATANEGDWHGGSRGWTVFAADGRVVWDAGTSFERIVTRLGLHNEDRAGNKGAEPEGIAVATFGRTRYAFVGSERSNVVAVYDVDDPAKPRYVQSLPTTNGPEGLLPIPGRDLLAVSSEEDSAADGVRATVSLYELGRRTPSFPSIESADDRGNPIGWNALGALSADPRSKSRLWTAADNVVQPARLYAVDTRRTPALITRTLPITEAGAPVELDIEGVAAREQGGFWLASEGETGPENELIRTNAAGEVRERVTLPAEIAAHVGKWGLEGVTLTNDRSGEHVWTVVQRPLWTDPASTGSTVDGADVARIGRYDVAGGTWQWYGYTMASTDASGDWVGLSEITALDDDTLAVIERDKLNGPSARLKRVVVVDVPSRPARAGLTMVRPRRTVDLLPELEATHGWTQEKLEGFTVGGDGRAYAVTDNDGVQDATGETVFLRLGNARVLLGGGHPGRGYGHR, encoded by the coding sequence ATGTCCCGCACCTCGCGCCGCACCGCCGCCGGCCTCGCAGCCGCAGCCGTCGCCGCCGCGCTCGTCCCGTCGATGCTGTCCGGTCCCGCCGACGCGCACGGCAAGCCCAGCCACGGCAAGCCCAGCCACGGCAAGCCCAGCCACGGCAAGCCCAGCCACGGCAAGCCCAGCCACGGCAAGCCGCACGCGACGGCCGTGTTCGACCGCACCGCGACGTACCCGGTCTTCCAGAATCTCCCGGCCGACGTCGACCCCGACTCCGAGACGGTCGCGGAGATCTCGTCGGTCTCACCCGACGGGCGGACCCTCGTCTACACCGATGCGCCCGGCAAGCGGATCGGGTTCGTCGACCTGGCCGACCCCGACGCTCCGGAGGGCCTCGGCACGCTGTCGCTCGCCGAGCTCGGCGACGCCGACGACGAGCCCACCTCGGTCGCCGTCGTGGGCGACTACGTGCTCGTCGTGGTGAACACGAGCGAGTCCTTCACGAACCCGTCGGGTCGCGTCGACGTGGTCCGGCTGTCCGACCGCACCCGCGTCCGCAGCCTGGACCTGGGTGGTCAGCCCGACTCGATCGCGATCAGCAGCGAGGGGGACCGGGCCGTCATCGCGATCGAGAACGAGCGGGACGAGGAGGCGACCCCGGCGGGTGGTGAGGAGGGCGACCTGCCGCAGCTGCCCGCCGGCTTCCTCCAGGTCCTCGACCTGGACGGTGCACCGGCGGCGTGGGAGGCCCACCGGGTCGAGCTGACCGAGCCGGACGGCACGGCCCGCGCCGACTTCGTCGCGGCCGGCGTGGTCGAGCCGACCGATCCCGAGCCGGAGTACGTCGCGATCAACGGCCGCGACGAGGCCGCGGTGACGCTCCAGGAGAACAACGCGGTCGCGATCGTCGACCTCGAGTCCCGTGAGATCACGTCGGTGTTCTCCGCCGGCTCGGTGACGCTGGACGGCGTGGACGCGACCGAGGACGACGACATCGCCCTCACCGACACCCTCACCGACGTCGTGCGGGAGCCCGACGCGGTCGCCTGGGTCGACGACGACCACCTCGCGACCGCGAACGAGGGAGACTGGCACGGCGGCTCGCGCGGCTGGACGGTCTTCGCCGCCGACGGCAGGGTCGTGTGGGACGCGGGCACGTCGTTCGAGCGGATCGTGACGCGGCTCGGCCTCCACAACGAGGACCGTGCCGGCAACAAGGGCGCCGAGCCCGAGGGCATCGCGGTCGCGACCTTCGGGCGCACCCGCTACGCCTTCGTGGGCTCGGAGCGGTCCAACGTCGTCGCCGTCTACGACGTCGACGATCCGGCGAAGCCGCGCTACGTGCAGTCCCTGCCCACCACCAACGGTCCCGAGGGCCTGCTGCCGATCCCCGGCCGCGACCTGCTCGCGGTCTCGAGCGAGGAGGACTCCGCCGCCGACGGCGTGCGGGCGACCGTGTCGCTGTACGAGCTCGGTCGCCGCACGCCTTCGTTCCCCTCGATCGAGTCCGCCGACGACCGCGGGAACCCGATCGGATGGAATGCGCTGGGAGCGCTCAGTGCCGATCCGCGCTCGAAGAGCCGCTTGTGGACCGCCGCCGACAACGTCGTACAGCCCGCGCGGCTCTACGCCGTGGACACGCGGCGCACGCCCGCGCTGATCACGCGGACCCTGCCGATCACCGAGGCCGGGGCGCCGGTCGAGCTCGACATCGAGGGCGTCGCCGCGCGCGAGCAGGGTGGCTTCTGGCTCGCCTCCGAAGGGGAGACCGGCCCGGAGAACGAGCTGATCCGCACGAACGCGGCCGGTGAGGTCCGCGAGCGTGTCACCCTCCCCGCGGAGATCGCGGCGCACGTCGGGAAGTGGGGCCTGGAGGGGGTCACTCTCACGAACGACCGTTCGGGCGAGCACGTCTGGACCGTCGTCCAGCGGCCGCTGTGGACGGACCCGGCGAGCACCGGCTCGACCGTCGACGGCGCGGACGTCGCCCGGATCGGCCGCTACGACGTCGCGGGCGGCACCTGGCAGTGGTACGGCTACACGATGGCCTCGACGGACGCGTCCGGCGACTGGGTCGGCCTGTCGGAGATCACCGCGCTCGACGACGACACCCTCGCCGTGATCGAGCGGGACAAGCTGAACGGTCCGTCCGCCCGGCTCAAGCGGGTCGTCGTGGTCGACGTGCCGTCCCGGCCCGCGCGCGCCGGCCTCACGATGGTGCGGCCGCGCCGGACGGTCGACCTCCTGCCGGAGCTGGAGGCGACGCACGGCTGGACCCAGGAGAAGCTCGAAGGGTTCACCGTCGGGGGAGACGGGCGGGCGTACGCCGTGACCGACAACGACGGAGTCCAGGACGCCACCGGCGAGACGGTCTTCCTGCGGCTCGGCAACGCGCGCGTGCTGCTCGGTGGCGGCCACCCGGGCCGGGGGTACGGCCACCGCTGA
- a CDS encoding flavin reductase family protein yields MTIHSEHPFVPPEPERDPLRRFRGRLAQPVTVVTAGRGDDRVGLTVSSVLVAEGDPARVALLVDEDSDLAETLRPGEAFVVNVLGWAQRGLADPFAGTGPAPGGPFRLGEWSESDWGPVLVGSVGWLGARVTGEPRPLGWPLLVDAAVEQVTVSDDDPAPLTHLRGRYRRAD; encoded by the coding sequence GTGACGATCCACTCCGAGCACCCGTTCGTGCCGCCGGAGCCCGAGCGCGACCCGCTGCGGCGGTTCCGCGGGCGGCTGGCGCAGCCGGTCACGGTCGTCACCGCCGGTCGGGGCGACGACCGCGTCGGTCTCACGGTCTCGTCGGTGCTGGTCGCCGAGGGCGACCCGGCGCGGGTCGCGCTGCTGGTCGACGAGGACTCCGACCTGGCGGAGACGCTGCGGCCGGGTGAGGCGTTCGTGGTGAACGTGCTCGGCTGGGCCCAGCGTGGCCTCGCCGACCCGTTCGCCGGGACGGGGCCGGCTCCTGGGGGCCCGTTCCGTCTGGGGGAGTGGAGCGAGTCGGACTGGGGCCCGGTCCTGGTCGGCTCGGTCGGGTGGCTCGGTGCGCGGGTCACCGGTGAGCCTCGACCGCTCGGCTGGCCGCTGCTCGTCGACGCTGCGGTCGAGCAGGTGACCGTCTCGGACGACGATCCCGCGCCGCTGACCCACCTGCGCGGCCGCTACCGCCGCGCCGACTGA
- a CDS encoding GNAT family N-acetyltransferase — MEIVDLTTEHADDIVTWRYPEPYGCYDLTGMEPQHFTDLTNGFFALVDSERLIGYRCYGAEGQVPGFAYDDRALDIGGGLRPELTGQGLGHEAISTALDFARARFAPSQFRVTVAEFNVRALKVVDALGFSAVDKFESPANERPYVVLTRTA, encoded by the coding sequence GTGGAGATCGTCGATCTGACGACCGAGCACGCTGACGACATCGTCACTTGGAGGTATCCGGAGCCGTACGGCTGCTACGACCTCACCGGCATGGAGCCGCAGCACTTCACCGACCTGACGAACGGCTTCTTCGCGCTCGTCGACTCCGAGCGGTTGATCGGCTACCGGTGCTACGGAGCGGAGGGGCAGGTGCCCGGGTTCGCCTACGACGACCGGGCGCTCGACATCGGCGGCGGGCTGCGGCCCGAGCTGACCGGTCAGGGACTCGGCCACGAGGCGATCTCGACCGCGCTGGACTTCGCCCGCGCGCGGTTCGCGCCGTCGCAGTTCCGGGTGACGGTTGCAGAGTTCAACGTCCGTGCGCTCAAGGTCGTCGACGCCCTGGGGTTCAGCGCGGTCGACAAGTTCGAGTCGCCGGCGAACGAGCGACCGTACGTCGTTCTCACCCGAACGGCCTGA
- a CDS encoding HIT family protein: MPSAQPPDPGSCVFCRIVAGELDAPIVHDGADMIGFLDHRPVFKGHVLLAPRSHVVTLPDLPDALLTPYFTLVRRVSAVLPASLGAQGTFVAVNNVVSQSVPHLHTHVVPRTKGDGLRGFFWPRTRYADGEAEQVAARIRTALES, translated from the coding sequence ATGCCTTCTGCCCAGCCGCCGGATCCGGGGTCCTGCGTGTTCTGCCGGATCGTCGCCGGCGAGCTCGATGCCCCGATCGTGCACGACGGCGCGGACATGATCGGGTTCCTGGACCATCGTCCCGTCTTCAAGGGTCACGTGCTGCTCGCCCCGCGCAGCCACGTCGTCACGCTGCCGGACCTGCCCGACGCCCTGCTCACGCCGTACTTCACGCTCGTCCGCCGCGTCTCGGCGGTGCTCCCGGCCTCGCTCGGGGCCCAAGGCACGTTCGTGGCCGTGAACAACGTGGTCTCGCAGTCGGTGCCGCACCTGCACACCCACGTCGTACCGCGGACGAAGGGAGACGGCCTGCGCGGGTTCTTCTGGCCCCGGACCCGTTACGCCGACGGCGAGGCCGAGCAGGTCGCCGCACGGATCCGTACCGCCCTCGAGTCCTGA
- a CDS encoding DNA glycosylase AlkZ-like family protein, which produces MRHGLAREELAARTLGRQFPRIGARDESAVTDLLARLGPIQTQVPRAVFLTASSRLPGIAHATLVEAFERGAVVKGTTLRGTVHTTTARQHAWSAAVSGVRLDASLRTALRLDRVDAAAVRAETERLASGGWIDRDSLVDRVAAWLSDHESEGSGLVVDSHGRNVVWGVPTLVRRPADRRWHTRTDTLHRRAREVYADAVDGADDAPEAARAALVRVHLGSYGPATRRDVAWWLGDTLGAVDRAITALGDEVVVLADGKDPVIDLADAPADERDDVGLRLLPEFDGLMLGYAPATRDRFVDAAHLPRIFNRVNGACWPVVLDGGRITAVWRPVGSGRSVAVDVRTLPGERTPDEGSVVAGAAAVGTVLGVEIADVRVGPLSD; this is translated from the coding sequence ATGAGGCACGGCCTGGCACGTGAGGAGCTGGCGGCGCGGACGCTGGGTCGTCAGTTCCCTCGGATCGGCGCACGCGACGAGTCCGCCGTGACCGATCTCCTCGCGCGGCTCGGCCCGATCCAGACCCAGGTCCCGCGGGCGGTGTTCCTCACCGCGTCGTCGCGGCTGCCGGGGATCGCGCACGCGACGCTCGTGGAGGCCTTCGAGCGCGGTGCGGTCGTGAAGGGCACCACGCTGCGCGGGACGGTGCACACCACCACCGCTCGACAGCACGCCTGGAGCGCCGCCGTCTCCGGTGTCCGTCTCGACGCCTCGCTCCGCACGGCCCTGCGGCTCGACCGGGTCGACGCCGCGGCCGTCCGCGCGGAGACGGAGCGGCTGGCGAGCGGCGGCTGGATCGATCGCGACTCCTTGGTGGACCGGGTTGCGGCCTGGCTCAGCGATCACGAGAGCGAGGGGTCCGGGCTGGTGGTCGACAGCCACGGACGCAACGTCGTCTGGGGCGTGCCCACCCTGGTCCGACGTCCCGCGGACCGCCGCTGGCACACCCGCACCGACACGCTGCACCGCCGGGCGCGCGAGGTGTACGCGGACGCCGTCGACGGGGCCGACGACGCCCCGGAGGCGGCCCGCGCCGCGCTCGTGCGGGTGCATCTCGGCTCGTACGGCCCCGCGACCCGGCGTGACGTCGCCTGGTGGCTGGGTGACACGCTCGGCGCCGTGGACCGGGCGATCACCGCGCTCGGGGACGAGGTCGTCGTGCTCGCGGACGGCAAGGATCCGGTGATCGACCTCGCCGACGCCCCCGCGGACGAGCGCGACGACGTGGGGCTCCGTCTGCTGCCGGAGTTCGACGGTCTGATGCTGGGGTACGCGCCCGCCACCCGCGACCGGTTCGTCGACGCCGCGCACCTGCCGCGCATCTTCAACCGCGTGAACGGCGCCTGCTGGCCGGTCGTGCTCGACGGCGGACGGATCACGGCGGTGTGGCGTCCGGTCGGGTCCGGTCGGAGCGTCGCTGTGGACGTGCGGACGCTGCCGGGGGAGCGGACACCTGACGAGGGGAGCGTCGTGGCAGGGGCCGCTGCCGTGGGCACGGTCCTCGGTGTCGAGATCGCGGACGTCCGGGTGGGTCCGCTGTCCGACTGA
- a CDS encoding ROK family protein — protein sequence MPLQQRPTGRGANQEAVRRHNLGTLLGHVHHDGDVSRATLTTRMGLNRSTIAALVTELERLGVVAQSVPRGERSGAGRPSLHVRPGPRELYVLAVEVRVETVEVARISLGGAMTDRRIAIVPDGATPDVVVDLIAQTAAPVAASAAEEALLLGVGIGVPGIVTVDDRRIHSAPNLGWDEVAFGDLVAQRLGSALPVTIGNDANLGVLAEHTRGAARGMTDVIYLSGDVGVGGGLVTRGRSMLGTVGYAGEVGHMRVRSDGRRCRCGSYGCWETEVGAVAVAEALGTPSHDIAHLATLLEGVRNASTPLRDVGRMLGVGITNLVNIFDPQVVILGGLLSALYPAVRTEVDRECAHAILDPSARRTEVLQAGLGRDSVLFGAGELAFATVLADPVHAVAEAERVGSAAVVG from the coding sequence GTGCCGCTCCAGCAGCGTCCGACGGGCCGCGGTGCCAATCAGGAGGCCGTACGCCGGCACAACCTCGGCACGCTGCTCGGTCACGTCCACCACGACGGCGACGTGTCGCGGGCGACGCTCACGACCCGGATGGGCCTGAACCGCTCGACGATCGCGGCCCTCGTCACCGAGCTCGAGCGGCTCGGTGTGGTTGCGCAGTCCGTCCCCCGCGGCGAGCGGTCCGGCGCCGGCAGGCCGTCGCTGCACGTACGCCCGGGTCCGCGCGAGCTGTACGTGCTCGCGGTCGAGGTCCGGGTCGAGACCGTGGAGGTCGCGCGGATCTCCCTCGGGGGTGCGATGACCGACCGGCGCATCGCGATCGTCCCCGACGGCGCGACGCCCGACGTCGTGGTCGACCTGATCGCGCAGACGGCCGCACCGGTGGCCGCGAGCGCCGCGGAGGAGGCGCTCCTGCTGGGTGTCGGGATCGGCGTCCCCGGGATCGTCACCGTCGACGACCGACGGATCCACTCCGCGCCCAACCTCGGATGGGACGAGGTGGCCTTCGGTGACCTCGTCGCGCAGCGTCTCGGGAGCGCGCTGCCGGTCACGATCGGCAACGACGCCAACCTCGGCGTCCTCGCGGAGCACACCCGGGGTGCGGCACGCGGGATGACCGACGTGATCTACCTGTCCGGCGACGTCGGCGTCGGCGGCGGCCTCGTCACCCGGGGCCGCTCGATGCTGGGCACCGTCGGCTACGCCGGCGAGGTCGGGCACATGCGGGTCCGCTCCGACGGGCGGCGGTGCCGCTGCGGGAGCTACGGCTGCTGGGAGACCGAGGTCGGCGCGGTGGCGGTGGCGGAGGCACTCGGCACGCCCTCGCACGACATCGCCCACCTCGCGACGCTCCTGGAGGGAGTGCGCAACGCGTCCACGCCCCTGCGCGACGTCGGCCGGATGCTGGGCGTCGGGATCACGAACCTCGTCAACATCTTCGACCCGCAGGTCGTCATCCTCGGCGGGTTGCTCAGCGCGCTCTACCCGGCGGTGCGGACCGAGGTCGACCGCGAGTGCGCGCACGCCATCCTCGACCCGAGCGCGCGCCGTACGGAGGTGCTCCAGGCCGGCCTGGGGCGCGACTCGGTGCTGTTCGGAGCGGGCGAGCTGGCGTTCGCGACCGTCCTCGCCGACCCCGTGCACGCGGTTGCCGAGGCCGAGCGGGTCGGGAGCGCGGCCGTCGTCGGCTGA
- a CDS encoding aconitate hydratase: MASVNSFNAKDTLQVGDEAYEIYRLDAVSGEGLDVASLPYSLKVLLENLLRTEDGANITADDIKALAGWDADADPSKEIQFTPARVIMQDFTGVPCVVDLATMREAMADLGGDAGKINPLAPAEMVIDHSVIADVFGTPGAFERNVEIEYERNRERYQFLRWGQTAFDDFKVVPPGTGIVHQVNIEHLARVTFTREVDGETVAYPDTCVGTDSHTTMVNGLGVVGWGVGGIEAEAAMLGQPVSMLIPRVVGFKLSGELPEGATATDLVLTITEMLRQHGAVGKFVEFYGSGVSAVPLANRATIGNMSPEYGSTIAVFPIDEETTTYLRLTGRSEEQIALVEAYAKEQGLWHDPEAEPRYSEYLELDLSTVVPSIAGPKRPQDRIALTDAKLSFRASLADYVDADMVEPAGYDEASEESFPASDAPAYHGANGAPAPTNHLTTAPADSGRPSNPQTVTLEDGTTFDLDHGAVTIAAITSCTNTSNPSVMIGAALLAKNAVEKGLTRKPWVKTTLAPGSKVVSDYYERSGLTPYLDKLGFNLVGYGCTTCIGNSGPLIPEVSQGVNDGDLAVTSVLSGNRNFEGRINPDVKMNYLASPPLVVAYALAGTMDTDLFEDPIGVDTDGNDVYLRDIWPSPAEVEEVVSGAMSADTFKSEYADVFAGDDRWRSLPTPEGDVFAWDTDSTYVRKAPYFDGMALEPSPVTDIAGARVLLKLGDSVTTDHISPAGAIKKDSPAGKYLAEHGVAQRDFNSYGSRRGNHEVMIRGTFANIRLRNQLAPGTEGGFTRRLDTDGEVTTVFEASESYQDAGIPLVVLAGKEYGSGSSRDWAAKGTALLGVKAVIAESYERIHRSNLIGMGVLPLQFPDGESADSLGLSGEETFEITGVTALNDGETPRTVKVKADDVEFDAVVRIDTPGEASYYRNGGIMPYVLRSLL; this comes from the coding sequence ATGGCCAGCGTCAACAGCTTCAACGCGAAGGACACCCTGCAGGTCGGGGACGAGGCGTACGAGATCTACCGCCTCGATGCGGTGAGCGGCGAGGGGCTGGACGTCGCCTCGCTGCCGTACAGCCTCAAGGTGCTGCTCGAGAACCTCCTGCGCACCGAGGACGGCGCGAACATCACCGCCGACGACATCAAGGCGCTCGCCGGGTGGGACGCCGACGCGGACCCGAGCAAGGAGATCCAGTTCACGCCCGCCCGCGTGATCATGCAGGACTTCACCGGCGTCCCCTGCGTCGTCGACCTCGCCACGATGCGCGAGGCGATGGCCGACCTCGGCGGCGACGCCGGCAAGATCAACCCGCTCGCGCCCGCCGAGATGGTGATCGACCACTCCGTGATCGCTGACGTCTTCGGCACTCCCGGGGCCTTCGAGCGCAACGTCGAGATCGAGTACGAGCGCAACCGCGAGCGCTACCAGTTCCTGCGCTGGGGGCAGACGGCCTTCGACGACTTCAAGGTCGTCCCGCCGGGCACCGGCATCGTCCACCAGGTCAACATCGAGCACCTCGCCCGCGTCACGTTCACCCGTGAGGTCGACGGCGAGACGGTCGCGTACCCGGACACCTGCGTCGGCACCGACTCGCACACGACGATGGTCAACGGCCTCGGCGTCGTCGGCTGGGGTGTGGGCGGCATCGAGGCCGAGGCGGCGATGCTCGGGCAGCCGGTCAGCATGCTGATCCCGCGGGTGGTCGGCTTCAAGCTGTCGGGCGAGCTGCCCGAGGGTGCGACCGCCACCGACCTCGTGCTCACGATCACCGAGATGCTGCGCCAGCACGGCGCGGTCGGGAAGTTCGTCGAGTTCTACGGCTCCGGCGTCTCCGCCGTCCCGCTGGCCAACCGCGCCACGATCGGCAACATGAGCCCGGAGTACGGCTCCACGATCGCGGTCTTCCCGATCGACGAGGAGACCACCACGTACCTGCGCCTCACCGGTCGCAGCGAGGAGCAGATCGCGCTCGTCGAGGCGTACGCGAAGGAGCAGGGCCTCTGGCACGACCCGGAGGCCGAGCCGCGCTACTCGGAGTACCTCGAGCTGGACCTGTCCACGGTCGTTCCCTCGATCGCCGGTCCGAAGCGGCCGCAGGACCGGATCGCGCTCACCGACGCCAAGCTGTCGTTCCGAGCCTCGCTCGCCGACTACGTGGACGCGGACATGGTCGAGCCCGCCGGCTACGACGAGGCCTCGGAGGAGTCCTTCCCGGCCTCGGACGCCCCGGCGTACCACGGCGCGAACGGCGCGCCGGCCCCGACGAACCACCTCACGACGGCCCCGGCCGACTCGGGCCGGCCGAGCAACCCGCAGACGGTGACGCTCGAGGACGGGACGACGTTCGACCTCGACCACGGTGCCGTGACGATCGCGGCGATCACCTCCTGCACCAACACCTCGAACCCGTCCGTGATGATCGGGGCCGCGCTGCTGGCGAAGAACGCGGTCGAGAAGGGCCTGACCCGCAAGCCGTGGGTCAAGACCACGCTGGCGCCGGGCTCGAAGGTGGTCTCGGACTACTACGAGCGCTCCGGCCTCACCCCGTACCTCGACAAGCTCGGGTTCAACCTCGTCGGCTACGGCTGCACCACCTGCATCGGCAACTCCGGCCCGCTGATCCCGGAGGTCAGCCAGGGCGTCAACGACGGCGACCTCGCGGTCACGTCGGTCCTGTCGGGCAACCGCAACTTCGAGGGGCGGATCAACCCCGACGTCAAGATGAACTACCTGGCGTCCCCGCCGCTCGTGGTCGCGTACGCGCTCGCCGGCACGATGGACACCGACCTGTTCGAGGACCCGATCGGCGTGGACACCGACGGCAACGACGTCTACCTGCGCGACATCTGGCCCTCGCCGGCCGAGGTCGAGGAGGTCGTGTCCGGCGCGATGTCGGCCGACACCTTCAAGAGCGAGTACGCCGACGTGTTCGCCGGCGACGACCGCTGGCGCTCGCTGCCGACACCCGAGGGCGACGTCTTCGCCTGGGACACCGACTCGACGTACGTCCGCAAGGCGCCGTACTTCGACGGCATGGCGCTCGAGCCGTCCCCGGTCACCGACATCGCCGGTGCGCGGGTGCTGCTCAAGCTCGGCGACTCGGTCACCACCGACCACATCTCGCCCGCCGGCGCCATCAAGAAGGACAGCCCGGCGGGGAAGTACCTCGCCGAGCACGGGGTCGCCCAGCGCGACTTCAACTCGTACGGGTCGCGCCGCGGCAACCACGAGGTGATGATCCGCGGGACGTTCGCGAACATCCGGTTGCGCAACCAGCTCGCGCCGGGCACCGAGGGCGGCTTCACGCGTCGGCTCGACACCGACGGTGAGGTGACCACGGTCTTCGAGGCCTCGGAGAGCTACCAGGACGCAGGGATCCCTCTCGTCGTGCTCGCCGGCAAGGAGTACGGCTCGGGCTCGTCGCGCGACTGGGCCGCCAAGGGCACGGCCCTCCTGGGCGTCAAGGCCGTGATCGCGGAGTCCTACGAGCGGATCCACCGTTCGAACCTGATCGGCATGGGCGTCCTGCCGCTGCAGTTCCCCGACGGCGAGTCGGCGGACTCGCTGGGCCTGAGCGGCGAGGAGACGTTCGAGATCACCGGCGTCACCGCGCTGAACGACGGCGAGACCCCGCGGACGGTGAAGGTGAAGGCGGACGACGTCGAGTTCGACGCCGTCGTGCGGATCGACACCCCGGGGGAGGCGAGCTACTACCGCAACGGCGGCATCATGCCGTACGTCCTGCGGTCGCTGCTCTGA